A region from the Leopardus geoffroyi isolate Oge1 chromosome C2, O.geoffroyi_Oge1_pat1.0, whole genome shotgun sequence genome encodes:
- the LOC123610469 gene encoding keratin-associated protein 16-1-like, with amino-acid sequence MVFTKFAKFWAIIFSNILCPVLTFPCFWDSTLPVCLLVPVGLRHHSVFCMLCSAPLCSLCSPVSMLPHAPRCSLCPLCPLCSPMLPRAPLCFLCSPVLSGAPCALCAPCAPLCSHVLPCAPTCSPVLSVLPRALRCSLCPLCPLCSHVLPCAFHAPLCSSCSSVLSGAPCALCAPCAPTCSPVLFMLPCAFRAPPCSPVLPVPSVPPVLPCAPLCSSCSPVLSVLSGAPCALCAPFAPLCSHVLPCAFRAPPCSSVLPVPPVLPRALLCSSCSPVLSVLPCAPSCSFVLPMLRYAPYASPILPHALVPPRCSGPLALSWPPTVGVFPGRY; translated from the coding sequence ATGGTGTTCACCAAATTTGCCAAGTTTtgggccattattttttcaaatattttgtgtcCTGTTCTCACCTTCCCCTGTTTCTGGGACTCCACTCTGCCAGTGTGCTTACTGGTGCCCGTGGGGCTGAGGCACCACTCTGTGTTCTGCATGCTCTGCAGtgctcccctgtgctctctgtgctcccctgtcTCCATGCTCCCCCATGCTCCCCGGTGCTCCCTGTGCCCTCTGTGCCCCCTGTGCTCCCCTATGCTCCCACGTGCTCCCCTGTGCTTTCTGTGCTCCCCCGTGCTCTCCGGTGCTCCCTGTGCCCTCTGTGCCCCCTGtgctcctctgtgctcccatgtGCTCCCCTGTGCTCCCACATGCTCCCCTGTGCTTTCTGTGCTCCCCCGTGCTCTCCGGTGCTCCCTGTGCCCTCTGTGCCCCCTGTGCTCCCACGTGCTCCCCTGTGCTTTTCATGCTCCCCTGTGCTCTTCGTGCTCCTCTGTGCTCTCCGGTGCTCCCTGTGCCCTCTGTGCCCCCTGTGCTCCCACGTGCTCCCCTGTGCTCTTCATGCTCCCCTGTGCTTTCCGTGCTCCTCCGTGCTCCCCAGTGCTCCCTGTGCCCTCTGTGCCCCCTGTGCTCCCATGTGCTCCCCTGTGCTCTTCATGCTCCCCCGTGCTCTCCGTGCTCTCCGGTGCTCCCTGTGCCCTCTGTGCCCCCTTtgctcctctgtgctcccacgTGCTCCCCTGTGCTTTCCGTGCTCCCCCATGCTCCTCAGTGCTCCCTGTGCCCCCTGTGCTCCCACGTGCTCTCCTTTGCTCTTCATGCTCCCCTGTGCTCTCCGTGCTCCCCTGTGCTCCTTCGTGTTCCTTTGTGCTCCCCATGCTCCGCTACGCTCCCTATGCCTCCCCCATACTTCCCCATGCGCTTGTCCCCCCTAGATGCAGTGGCCCCCTGGCCCTCTCCTGGCCGCCAACAGTGGGAGTGTTCCCTGGCAGGTATTGA